AAGCAGCGCGGCAAGGCTCAGGAAAAGCTGCATGACACCCGTGCCAAACTGCAGGAGGCGGCCAAGGCCGGCAAGGCCAAGGCCCAGGAAAAAGCCAAGGCCGCGGTCGCCGAACTGGAGGAGCTGCTGGAGGGACTCAAGACCCGCCAGGCCGAGACCCGCGGCTATATCGCGCAACTCAAGCGTGATGCCCAGGAGAGCCTGAAGCTGGCCCAGGGCGTAGGCAAGGTGCGCGAGGCCGCGGCCAAGGCCCTGGACAGCCGCAGCGCGGTCAAGCCCGCGGCCAAGGTCGTGGCCAAGCCGGCCGCGAAGAAGCCTGCCGCCAAACCCGCCAGCAAGGCCGCCGCCAAACCCGCGGCGAAACCCGCAGCGAAGAGTGCTGCCAAGCCGGCTGCCAAGGTTGCGGCGAAACCGGCCGCCAAGCCTGCGGCAAAACCCGCTGCCAAGGCTGCCGCCAAGCCGGCGGTGAAGAAGGCCGCCAGTACCGCCAAGCCGGCGGCCAAGCCTGCCGCAAAACCTGCGGCCAAGGTGGCGGCCAAACCCGCCAGCCAGCCGGCCGCCAAAGCAGCCGCGAAGCCAGCTGCCAAGCCCGCCGCTAAAGCTGCGGCCAAGCCTGCCTCTGCCAAGGCGCCGGCCAAGCCCGCTGCCAAACCCGCGACCAAGGCTGCTGCGAAGCCTGCCGCGAAACCGGCGGTCAAAGCTGCGGCCAAGCCGGCTGTCAAAGCTGTGGCCAAGCCTGCCGCGAAGCCGGCGGCGAAACCCGCAGCCAAGCCGGCGGCGAAGAAGCCGGTTGCTGCCAAACCGGCCGCCAAACCTGCGCCCAAGCCGGCAGCGCCGGCCAGCGCCGCCGCGCCGACTGCGGCCCCGGCCGCTGCTCCGGGCACCGGCAACGGCAGCGCCGCACCCTCCGCCTAAGTCTGGTTGGCCGCGGCGCGCAGCAGTCCGCGCGCGTCGCGGTCGTCCACCAGTTGCTCCAGCCAGGCCACGGCATCCTCCGTGGCCTGCCATTTCTGGCTCGCACCCTCCAGCCGCCTGAGCAGTTCCTGCTCGGCCTCCAACTCCAGCGCCTTGATCTGTTCACGCCGGCGCGCCAGCTGCGGATCGCTCTGCGCCGGTGTCTTCAGGCCTCGGCGCAGTTCGCGCAAGGGCTGCACCACCTGGCGCTGCCAGGGTTCGGCGATGGCGCGCAGCTGGTCGAGGCGCTGTTCGTCGCAGGCCACCCGCCGCCGCTCCAGCCACAGGGCACAGAGCAGCAGGCAGACATCCGCGCCGCCTTCCTGCAGGCGCAGGCACAGCGCTTCCACGCCGGGGCGGGCATAGCAGGCGAGGGCGAAATTCCACAGGTCGGTGGGCATGCGGCGCTCCAGGCGAGGGCAGGGCGAAGCTGGTAGACTGCGCCGCCATTATGATCCGACTCCAGAACCTCACTCTACAGCGTGGTCCGCAGCGCCTGCTCGAAGGCGCCGAACTGACCCTGCACGCCGGCCAGAAGGTCGGCCTGATCGGTGCCAATGGCGCCGGCAAATCCAGCCTGTTCGCCCTGCTGCGCGGCGAGCTCGGTCCCGACGCCGGCGACTGCCAGCTGCCGGCCGACTGGCGCATCGCCCATATGCGCCAGGAGGTGGACAACCTCGAGCGCCTGGCGGTGGACTACGTGCTCGATGGCGACGTGCAGCTGCGCGCGATCCAGGCCGAGCTGGCCAGGGCCGAGGCGGCCCATGACGGCGCCGCCATCGCCCGCCTGCACACCGAACTGGACAACGCCCAGGGCTACACGGCCGACGCCCGTGCGCGCAAGCTGCTGGCCGGCCTCGGCTTCACCGCCGAGCAGATGGACAGACGCGTCGGCGACTTTTCCGGTGGCTGGCGCATGCGCCTGAACCTGGCCCAGGCGCTGATGTGCCCGTCCGAACTGCTGCTGCTCGACGAGCCGACCAACCACCTGGATCTGGACGCCATCCTCTGGCTGGAGGAGTGGCTCAAGGGCTACCCCGGCACCCTGCTGCTGATCTCCCACGACCGTGACTTCCTCGATGCGGTGGTCGACCACGTGGCCCATCTCGAGCTGCAGAAGCTGACCCTCTACCGCGGCGGCTACTCGGCCTTCGAGCGCACCCGCGCCGAGCGCCTGGCGCAGCAGCAACAGGCCTACGAGAAGCAGCAGGCGCAGCGCGCGCACATGGAGGACTTCATCCGTCGCTTCAAGGCCAAGGCCACCAAGGCGCGCCAGGCGCAGAGCCGGATCAAGGCCCTGGAGCGTCTGGAAGAGCTGGCCCCGGCGCATGTCGACTCGCCCTTCGACTTCGTCTTCCGTGAGGCGGACAAGGTCTCCAGCCCGCTGCTCAACCTGTCCGAGGCGCGCCTCGGCTACGGCGACAAGGTGGTGCTGGACAAGGTCAAGCTGAGCCTGGCGCCCGGCGCGCGCATCGGCCTGCTGGGGCCCAACGGCGCCGGCAAGTCGACCCTGATCAAGACCCTGGCCGGCGACCTCGGTGTGCTCGGCGGCAGCCTGGCGCGCGGCGAGAACCTGGCCATCGGCTACTTCGCCCAGCACCAGCTCGACGCCCTCGACCCCAAGGCCAGCCCGCTGCTGCATGTGCAGCGCCTGGCGCCGAGCGAGCGCGAGCAGACCCTGCGCGACTTCCTCGGCGGCTTCGATTTCCGGGGGCCGCGTTGCGACGAGCCGGTGCTCAACTTCTCCGGCGGCGAGAAGGCGCGCCTGGCCCTGGCCCTGATCGCCTGGCAGAAGCCCAACCTGCTGCTGCTCGACGAACCGACCAACCACCTCGACCTGGAAATGCGCCTGGCCCTGACCATGGCCCTGCAGGACTTCGCCGGCGCCGTGCTGGTGGTGTCGCACGACCGCCACCTGCTCAAGAGCACCACCGACGAGTTCCTCCTGGTGGCCGACGGGCGCATCCAGCCGTTCGAGGGCGACCTCGACGACTACGCCCGCTGGCTGATCGACTACCGTGCCCGCCAGCAGCCGCAGAGCGCGGCAGCACCGGCCGTCGACAAGACCGACAAGCGCGCCCAGCGCCAGGCCGCCGCCGCCCTGCGCCAGCAGCTGGCGCCGCACAAGAAGCAGGCCGACAAGCTGGAGCAGGAGCTGGGCAAGCTCCACGAGCAGCTCGCCGGCGTCGAGCAGAAGCTCGGCGACAGCGGCCTGTACGAGGCCGCGCGCAAGGACGAGCTGCGCGAGCTGCTGGCCGAGCAGGCCCGCCTCAAGGCCCGCGAGGCCGAGGTGGAGGAGGCCTGGCTGGTGGCGCTGGAGACCCTGGAGGCGCTGCAGCAGCAACTGGAGGAGAGCGACTGATGGAACAACTGGCCCTGCTCGGCGACTGGCGCGAGCCCCTGACCCTGGCGGGACAGATTCTGCTGATCCTGCTGCTGGCCTGGATCGGCCAGCGCCTGGTCAGCGCCGGCATCACCCGCCTCGGCGAGCGCTACGCGGCGCTGCCGGCCGAACTCTGGCTGCCGCTGCGCGGCCTGCTGCGCTGGCTGATCATCGGCAGTGCGCTGATGCTGGTGCTGGAGCGCCTCGGCGTATCCGCCGAAGTGCTGTGGACGGCCCTGACCGGCTTCGTCGCGGTGGCCGCGGTGGCCTTCTTCGCCATCTGGAGCGTGCTGTCCAACCTGTTCTGCGCCCTGCTGATCTTCACCCTCGGCCCGTTCCGCCTGGGCGATACCGTGGAGCTGATCGACAGCGCCGACAAGCCCGGGGTGAAGGGCAGGGTGGTGGCCATCAACCTGTTCTACACCACCCTCGAAGACCTCGGCGAGGAACATGCCGGGGCGCTGATCCAGGTACCCAACAGCCTGTTCTTCCAACGCGCCGTGCGGCGCTGGCGCTGAGCCCGGGCTGCACAAGGCGCGCACCAGGGAGTAGGCTGTTGCGTCTGCTTTCCGTCCATTCGTTGCGAGGTACTGCCCCATGGCCCTGGATATCTGGCTCGCCTTCTTCGTCGCCTGCTGGGTGATCAGCCTGTCGCCGGGTGCCGGCGCCATCGCCTCGATGAGCGCCGGGCTGCGCT
This DNA window, taken from Pseudomonas alcaligenes, encodes the following:
- a CDS encoding AlgP family protein, producing MPTNNKKSVSTPLHLLQQLSHSLLEHLEKACSQALVDAEQLLTKLEKQRGKAQEKLHDTRAKLQEAAKAGKAKAQEKAKAAVAELEELLEGLKTRQAETRGYIAQLKRDAQESLKLAQGVGKVREAAAKALDSRSAVKPAAKVVAKPAAKKPAAKPASKAAAKPAAKPAAKSAAKPAAKVAAKPAAKPAAKPAAKAAAKPAVKKAASTAKPAAKPAAKPAAKVAAKPASQPAAKAAAKPAAKPAAKAAAKPASAKAPAKPAAKPATKAAAKPAAKPAVKAAAKPAVKAVAKPAAKPAAKPAAKPAAKKPVAAKPAAKPAPKPAAPASAAAPTAAPAAAPGTGNGSAAPSA
- a CDS encoding TIGR02444 family protein; translation: MPTDLWNFALACYARPGVEALCLRLQEGGADVCLLLCALWLERRRVACDEQRLDQLRAIAEPWQRQVVQPLRELRRGLKTPAQSDPQLARRREQIKALELEAEQELLRRLEGASQKWQATEDAVAWLEQLVDDRDARGLLRAAANQT
- a CDS encoding ATP-binding cassette domain-containing protein, whose amino-acid sequence is MIRLQNLTLQRGPQRLLEGAELTLHAGQKVGLIGANGAGKSSLFALLRGELGPDAGDCQLPADWRIAHMRQEVDNLERLAVDYVLDGDVQLRAIQAELARAEAAHDGAAIARLHTELDNAQGYTADARARKLLAGLGFTAEQMDRRVGDFSGGWRMRLNLAQALMCPSELLLLDEPTNHLDLDAILWLEEWLKGYPGTLLLISHDRDFLDAVVDHVAHLELQKLTLYRGGYSAFERTRAERLAQQQQAYEKQQAQRAHMEDFIRRFKAKATKARQAQSRIKALERLEELAPAHVDSPFDFVFREADKVSSPLLNLSEARLGYGDKVVLDKVKLSLAPGARIGLLGPNGAGKSTLIKTLAGDLGVLGGSLARGENLAIGYFAQHQLDALDPKASPLLHVQRLAPSEREQTLRDFLGGFDFRGPRCDEPVLNFSGGEKARLALALIAWQKPNLLLLDEPTNHLDLEMRLALTMALQDFAGAVLVVSHDRHLLKSTTDEFLLVADGRIQPFEGDLDDYARWLIDYRARQQPQSAAAPAVDKTDKRAQRQAAAALRQQLAPHKKQADKLEQELGKLHEQLAGVEQKLGDSGLYEAARKDELRELLAEQARLKAREAEVEEAWLVALETLEALQQQLEESD
- a CDS encoding mechanosensitive ion channel domain-containing protein encodes the protein MEQLALLGDWREPLTLAGQILLILLLAWIGQRLVSAGITRLGERYAALPAELWLPLRGLLRWLIIGSALMLVLERLGVSAEVLWTALTGFVAVAAVAFFAIWSVLSNLFCALLIFTLGPFRLGDTVELIDSADKPGVKGRVVAINLFYTTLEDLGEEHAGALIQVPNSLFFQRAVRRWR